The Cohnella abietis genome has a segment encoding these proteins:
- a CDS encoding YheC/YheD family protein, translating into MEVTISRQLASKWVKTNTLLRSPYIARHIPSSRLYNAGNLQQMLKRFGMVVLKPVRGAGGQGVIKVESIGRTYRLTHKSNRRSFSSFNQLLHALNATRKKRTYLIQRGIHLATIGGRPIDYRVKYVKENGRWTYRSMVGRLARKGLFVTNLCRGGTQMTAAQGIRRSLSSRLVRPKKSEMRQLTNASTALLESHYPGIGQLGYDYGIDRNGHIWMLEVNTRPQ; encoded by the coding sequence ATGGAGGTTACAATCAGTCGACAATTGGCGAGTAAGTGGGTGAAGACTAATACCCTACTCAGAAGCCCATATATTGCAAGACATATACCTTCTTCCCGATTGTATAATGCGGGCAATTTGCAGCAAATGCTTAAGCGATTCGGAATGGTTGTTCTAAAGCCCGTTCGCGGTGCAGGGGGACAGGGAGTTATTAAGGTTGAAAGCATCGGCAGGACATATCGGCTTACACATAAATCGAATAGACGCAGCTTCTCAAGCTTTAACCAGCTACTGCATGCTTTGAATGCTACTCGAAAAAAGCGGACCTATTTAATCCAAAGGGGAATTCATCTTGCCACAATAGGCGGCAGGCCGATTGATTACCGAGTAAAATATGTGAAGGAAAATGGTAGGTGGACTTACCGCTCAATGGTAGGCAGGCTGGCAAGAAAAGGATTGTTTGTCACAAACCTGTGTCGAGGGGGAACCCAAATGACAGCAGCGCAAGGAATTCGTCGTTCATTGTCATCACGGCTTGTTAGACCGAAGAAAAGTGAGATGCGACAATTGACGAATGCCTCAACCGCGCTACTTGAAAGCCATTATCCAGGCATTGGTCAATTGGGGTATGACTACGGAATCGACCGAAACGGACATATTTGGATGCTAGAGGTCAATACACGACCGCAGTAA
- a CDS encoding NAD(P)/FAD-dependent oxidoreductase, producing the protein MNQSNEAVVDVAIIGGGPAGMFAAFYGGMRQMSVSLIESMPQLGGQLAALYPEKYIYDVAGFPKVTAQELVNNLKVQMDHFKSNLYLEEKVVKVSKLDDRLFEIVTDKHVHHAHSVIITAGVGAFQPRRLELPEAAQYEKTNLHYFVSDLERYRGQKVIISGGGDSALDWALMLEPIAEQVMLVHRRDKFRAHEHSVELLMNSKVKVITPTEITALHGEGSIQQVTLTDVKTGVTTDYDVDAVIINFGFVSSLGPIAEWGLHIEGGSIIVDSRMETNIPGIFAAGDITTYPGKLKLIAVGFGEAPTAINNAKVYVDPDAKLSPGHSSNMKL; encoded by the coding sequence GTGAATCAAAGCAATGAAGCTGTTGTAGACGTAGCCATCATTGGCGGTGGTCCCGCTGGGATGTTCGCAGCCTTCTATGGTGGTATGCGACAGATGTCAGTTAGTCTTATAGAAAGTATGCCACAACTTGGCGGTCAATTAGCCGCTCTCTACCCCGAGAAATATATATATGATGTTGCTGGGTTCCCTAAAGTTACTGCACAGGAGCTCGTTAACAATTTGAAGGTACAGATGGATCACTTTAAATCTAACCTGTACTTGGAAGAAAAAGTAGTGAAGGTCAGCAAGCTAGATGATCGCCTCTTTGAGATTGTAACCGACAAGCATGTTCATCATGCACATTCCGTAATCATTACCGCAGGGGTTGGTGCATTCCAGCCACGGAGGCTAGAATTACCTGAAGCTGCTCAATATGAGAAAACCAATCTTCACTATTTCGTTAGCGACTTAGAACGCTATAGGGGTCAGAAGGTTATTATAAGCGGTGGCGGTGATTCCGCACTGGATTGGGCGTTAATGCTTGAGCCCATAGCGGAGCAAGTTATGCTAGTCCATCGCCGAGATAAGTTTAGGGCGCATGAGCATAGCGTAGAGCTTCTAATGAATTCCAAAGTAAAGGTTATAACTCCAACTGAGATTACTGCGTTGCATGGAGAAGGCTCCATACAGCAAGTAACATTAACTGATGTAAAAACTGGCGTAACAACGGATTATGATGTTGATGCCGTAATTATCAATTTCGGATTCGTCAGCTCCCTCGGTCCTATCGCGGAATGGGGGCTTCATATAGAAGGTGGCTCAATCATCGTCGATTCACGTATGGAAACGAATATCCCTGGCATTTTCGCTGCTGGAGATATTACAACATATCCCGGAAAACTCAAGCTCATTGCCGTTGGCTTCGGAGAAGCGCCTACAGCTATCAATAACGCTAAAGTGTATGTTGATCCAGACGCTAAGCTATCTCCAGGACATAGCAGCAATATGAAATTATAA